A genomic segment from Bufo bufo chromosome 8, aBufBuf1.1, whole genome shotgun sequence encodes:
- the LOC121009203 gene encoding organic solute transporter subunit alpha-like, which produces MVKASNCSLDGGNFPLSSEFFQVIKKDLWIFLIPVLVGFVQLALFLEEMGFFLRNIRSTRRTCLYLWILGVYPVFCVSSIIGMYIPRSSSICNFVASIYHSITLWKFLDLITDFFGGKARMLEELGGQTVSPNPPPCCCCCCFPNIIVNRSNLRWMNIAVYQLSAVRTLLFFMGLTLWADEKYDYGDLEYTNPNSYINIIITLSTFLSFYGYLLFYKATKKSLEGYSPRSKFICITLVLILCGVQNGILETMAALGAIPCVPPFTVETRSQTIYNYSVTMEMFFISLFARYCFRRVEPCTERDSMTREEMQNKSSQTNLADMSSLFEEYGMGVNAGYMSEGDETLCHIEHAPLDKYDFLQESSVVLPRRSTAKPQSRSTGIEMRSMNLTPPETYEVATPTTSAKGGLQVQAQINYIGINDATVV; this is translated from the exons ATGGTGAAGGCGTCCAACTGTTCCTTGGATGGGGGGAATTTCCCCCTGTCCTCAGAGTTCTTCCAAG TGATAAAGAAGGACCTGTGGATATTCCTCATCCCCGTACTGGTCGGGTTCGTTCAGCTGGCTTTATTCCTGGAGGAGATGGGATTTTTCCTGCGGAATATTCGGAGCACGCGGAGGACCTGCCTGTACCTGTGGATTCTGGGAGTATATCCG GTGTTCTGTGTCTCCTCCATTATAGGGATGTACATCCCCCGCTCCTCTTCAATCTGTAACTTTGTGGCTTCCAT ATATCACTCCATTACACTCTGGAAATTCTTGGACCTGATAACCGATTTCTTTGGTGGTAAAGCAAGAATGTTAGAAGAACTGGGGGGTCAGACTGTCTCCCCGAACCCGCCaccgtgctgctgctgctgttgtttcCCCAACATTATAGTGAACAG GAGCAATCTGCGGTGGATGAATATTGCCGTGTACCAGCTGTCGGCGGTGCGGACCCTTCTGTTTTTCATGGGCCTCACTCTATGGGCTGATGAGAAGTACGACTACGGGGAT CTGGAATACACCAACCCCAACTCCTACATCAACATCATCATCACCCTGTCCACGTTCCTCTCCTTCTACGGCTATCTGCTGTTCTACAAAGCCACAAAGAAATCCTTGGAGGGTTACAGCCCGAGATCCAAGTTCATCTGCATCACTCTGGTGCTCATCTTGTGCGGAGTGCAGAACGGGATCCTGGAGACCATGGCAGCCCTGGGAGCCATTCCTTGTGTACCGCCCTTCACGGTGGAGACACGCTCACAGA CCATCTACAattattccgttaccatggagatGTTTTTCATCAGTCTCTTTGCCCGTTATTGTTTCCGGAGAGTGGAGCCGTGTACGGAAAGGGACTCTATGACCCGGGAGGAGATGCAAAACAAGTCCTCTCAGACCAACCTTGCGGACATGAGCAGCCTCTTCGAGGAGTACGGAATGGGCGTCAACGCTGGTTACATGAGCGAGGGCGACGAGACTCTCTGCCACATTGAGCACGCGCCGCTGGATAAGTACGACTTCCTGCAGGAGAGCAGCGTGGTTCTGCCCCGGCGAAGCACCGCCAAACCTCAGTCCCGGAGCACAGGTATCGAAATGAGAAGCATGAACTTGACTCCTCCAGAAACCTATGAAGTTGCAACTCCGACAACATCGGCCAAGGGTGGACTACAAGTACAAGCACAGATTAATTATATTGGTATCAATGATGCAACAGTGGTTTGA